One genomic region from Pyxicephalus adspersus chromosome 1, UCB_Pads_2.0, whole genome shotgun sequence encodes:
- the BLTP2 gene encoding bridge-like lipid transfer protein family member 2 isoform X1: MPMVSALLLAVLLLAVCAVLLGRWLLYRLATSWCQRKLGAELRIGSLGFLWFQNISLKFGKQQQQTLEIDSIWVSSKLLNHELKHYFALCFGEVRIRTDLQGLSLPLHSAPSAPSEAAPGGNGDRTAISPSMLKVLSQLLSIHLDSVNVMVLNVAESESLLHVTFSKINLILDSDGKKIDFTLSLNQLTSKLLKSSKQDEACLAELSLALSLKCSIREKSLRAVSLGVRSLHAEVHESLFNSDLLQKKLVSAVQSNIEETSNIEELANAEDPVPPKWLQLVERLPCKLDVRFENSTVVLSMNSQQRHLNWTLKLLHYSYIREEDQLPMRKFIGTSELAQMTSELLVEDGLLLSQSRQRIVCLNHFKVNVQVTSIDIQSNLSLNTCIIHYRHQEFSHWFGLLALDRQLHNDAKTSTKNNRPLPVILAPIVFNSSISNVNVSVQLEEAQPFAVGFSSVSLEFKHLRTKNLHQRALLSVSNLCWRVGKDSHIQQALHPPNTHIWGEACVLDSFSLQGSYNKLLGVGIMQADTLFIESTVQGLQIEFSDTCAECLSRVLSLMPVASNHPVPISQDPLSPPSPCDEANRLAVLWKVDVRVEDVNLFTLSNLVGASRVRIDLLTLVGSAESCSLSLQGVALSLLKSITEKMEPCCKSLDVTEPLLYFSIVSMSYYTTIQALEVRCSEELLLHWNPWDHMYLYQHTLSTLQCKDLLLTTLAKGTSPMEPAKAISGDCSPKQGHTPVTESPGVHRKGMQVTVDLSSVKLRATITKDNYFLFMAQNTRLSQHGGSIQLRSPEVTVNADGHNIFFFKDIDAQRLPELEDMLLHRSHFNTLLTERNRAWVLSLSSVSMEFPHRYDFSHILDEAIGVQKWLKGLHRSPRTAPEPLPPDLVFRVKQFSFAFLDDIFEVKLRDNYELMKDESKESAKRLRLLDDKVAALRKQHGELLPARKIEELYSSLEKKNIEIYIQRSHRLYSNTPMRKSLLTWTMSDLEIVALADESLHGPDKVLENMKDIDSISPFPTEGLPLVIQWCRMMKCSLKTFYVRIRDYPRYLFEIRDWHLSGRLLGAEQSGQASARRKQVVHLGAPWGDSVVERNMPPLKFFYDFHSDIQLYTIVWGPCWDPAWTLVGQYVDLLTKASVDPSASLPWWDKSRLLLHGHFSMDIEQANLHQLATEDPYNTTENMHWEWNRLKFAWNPGQFIFKGDLDVNVRTASKYDDCCFLHLPDLVMIFDLQWLCHGNPHDHHNVALRSPDYLTELSSIQPHDSYRAFRSENLNLSIKMDLSQSHADVCQPRILVYSSTLRWMQNFWATWSSVTRPICRGKLFNNLKPGKKKLGQHYKQLSYTALFPQLQIHYWASFAQQRGIQVECSQGEIFTRGVQRLIPQAGTVMRRLISEWSVPQMTSKLSLVTVHLMASACDENADHQLDNLVQKTHLLSLSSLSYDRQELSPTGEENAIYTHRLHLVDLRASWTTLNRDIAFGLYDGYKKAAVLKRNLSTEALKGLKIDTLQAKKLKRSSSRNFPPPKQFSPPVVTGRSERSPSGGADMLQKLIEETDKFVVFTEEDSGVSEQLCGKAACQDTDIYNHNWLIELVNCQMVLRGAETEGCVIVSAAKAQLFQCQHHPSWYGDTLKQKTSWTCQLDSMQYFATTESNPSEGEDGQRWLEVKNIEEHRQRNLDTVQELMESGQAVGGMVNTTTDSQSAEAQQNQQVQRIISRCNCHMYYISYSHDIDPELAMQIKPPPTPLHPEKEDLLKGQEAAADTFTLKHQHLEISTNPAQYAMILDIVNNLLLHVEPKRKEHSEKKQRVRFQLEISSNPEEQRSSILHLQESVRQHVLQIRQLEKQMYSIMKRLHDENKNDLLHEQHQKLQSQLCQEKMDLQQKSEELNILIRCFKDFQLQRANKMELRKQQEDVSVVRRTEFYFAQARWRLTEQDGQLGIAELELQRFLYSKVNKSDDTAEHLLELGWFTMNNLLPNAIYKVALRPQSPAQSGRQLALRLYSKVRPPVGGISVKEHFEVNVVPLTIQLTHQFFHRMMGFFFPGRSVEEEEVGDEEDKSKLVTTGMPVVKPRQLIASEDTVSLGPGKGVGQGLNRTTGVRRSFRKAPEHPVDDLDKMKERAAMNNSFIYIKIPQVPLCVSYKGEKNSVDWGDLNLVLPCLEYHNNTWTWLDFAMAVKRDSRKALVAQVIKEKLRLKPAAGAETKGKTDPKTDMNQQEEGEKARLIIGLSMGEKNPGRKSIFSRKK, from the exons AGCAGCAGCAACAAACCTTG GAAATTGATAGTATCTGGGTGTCTAGCAAACTACTGAATCATGAGTTAAA gCACTACTTTGCCCTGTGTTTTGGCGAGGTTCGTATTCGAACAGACCTTCAAGGATTATCACTGCCTCTCCATAGTGCACCCAGTGCCCCTTCAGAGGCTGCCCCAGGTGGAAATGGGGACAGAACAGCAATTAGCCCATCGATGCTAAAAGTCTTATCGCAA TTGCTGTCAATACATCTGGACTCTGTGAATGTTATGGTTCTCAATGTGGCCGAGTCTGAATCTTTGTTGCATGTCACATTTTCGAAGATAAATTTAATACTGGACAGTGACGGGAAAAA gataGACTTCACACTGAGCCTTAATCAACTAACCAGCAAATTACTAAAGAGCAGTAAGCAG GATGAAGCCTGTCTTGCAGAGTTGTCCTTGGCTCTTTCACTGAAGTGCAGCATTAGAGAAAAGAGCTTGCGTGCAGTCAGTCTGGGAGTACGCAGCTTACATGCAGAAGTGCATGAAAGTCTCTTTAACAGTGAcctgctgcagaaaaagctggTTTCAGCAGTGCAAAGCAACATTGAAGAGACCAGTAACATTGAGGAACTGGCAAATGCAG aagATCCTGTACCTCCCAAGTGGTTGCAGCTAGTTGAGCGGCTTCCTTGTAAGCTAGATGTGAGATTTGAGAACAGTACTGTAGTCCTTTCTATGAACAGTCAACAGAG GCACCTAAACTGGACGTTAAAACTCCTCCATTATTCTTATATACGTGAGGAGGATCAGCTGCCTATGAGGAAGTTCATTGGCACTTCAGAACTGGCTCAAATGACCTCTGAACTTCTAGTGGAAG ATGGTCTGCTGTTGTCTCAGAGCCGACAGAGAATTGTCTGCTTAAACCACTTTAAAGTCAATGTACAG GTCACGTCTATCGATATTCAGAGCAACCTTTCTCTCAATACTTGCATCATTCATTACCGTCACCAGGAGTTTTCTCATTGGTTCGGTTTGCTGGCGCTGGATCGTCAGTTACACAATGACGCAAAAACCTCAACCAAAAACAATCG ACCGCTTCCTGTGATATTAGCACCAATAGTTTTCAACTCGAGCATCTCTAATGTCAATGTGTCCGTCCAGCTTGAGGAAGCCCAGCCTTTTGCTGTAGGATTTTCATCTGTGTCACTGG AATTCAAGCACCTACGAACTAAGAATCTACACCAGAGGGCCCTTCTGTCTGTCAGTAACCTGTGTTGGAGAGTGGGGAAAGACTCTCATATCCAGCAGGCCCTTCACCCTCCAAATACTCACATTTGGGGTGAGGCTTGTGTCCTTGACTCCTTTAGCTTACAG GGTAGCTACAACAAATTGCTGGGTGTAGGCATCATGCAGGCAGATACCCTCTTCATAGAATCCACTGTGCAAGGCCTGCAGATAGAATTTTCAGACACCTGTGCAGAATGTCTCTCCCGTGTTCTGAGCCTCATGCCAGTAGCATCTAATCATCCTGTGCCAATTTCACAAGACCCTCTGTCTCCTCCTTCCCCCTGTGACGAAGCCAACAGGCTGGCCGTTCTCTGGAAGGTGGATGTGCGTGTGGAAGACGTGAATTTGTTTACATTGTCCAACTTAGTGG GTGCCTCTCGGGTAAGAATAGACCTGCTTACTCTGGTGGGAAGTGCAGAGAGCTGCAGTCTGAGCCTGCAAGGTGTGGCCTTATCCTTGCTAAAATCCATCACTGAGAAGATGGAACCTTGCTGCAAATCGTTGGATGTTACTGAACCACTGCTCTACTTCTCAATCGTGTCTATGTCTTATTACACTACTATTCAAGCATTAGag GTGCGATGTAGTGAGGAGCTGCTTCTACACTGGAATCCATGGGATCACATGTACTTGTATCAGCACACATTGTCTACCCTGCAGTGCAAAGATCTTCTGTTAACAACTTTAGCCAAAGGTACCAGTCCCATGGAGCCCGCTAAAGCCATTTCTGGAGATTGTTCACCTAAACAAGGTCACACTCCAGTAACAGAGAGCCCAGGTGTTCATCGAAAGGGAATGCAGGTTACTGTGGATCTAAGCTCTGTAAAACTAAGAGCCACTATTACTAAAGACAACTATTTTCTGTTCATGGCACAGAACACTCGGCTCAGTCAGCATGGAGGTTCTATTCAGCTGCGATCTCCTGAGGTTACAGTCAATGCTGATGGGcacaacatcttttttttcaaagacatAGATGCACAAAGACTTCCTGAACTGGAAGACATGCTGCTACATCGCAGTCATTTCAACACACTTCTTACAGAAAGGAACCGAGCCTGGGTTCTGTCTCTTAGCAGTGTTTCCATGGAGTTTCCACATCGATATGACTTTTCGCACATACTTGATGAGGCTATAGGGGTGCAGAAGTGGCTTAAAGGACTCCATCGCTCTCCCCGGACTGCACCTGAACCTCTACCACCTGATCTGGTGTTCCGAGTTAAACAGTTCTCTTTTGCATTCTTGGATGATATCTTTGAAGTTAAACTCAGAGACAATTATGAGTTGATGAAGGATGAGAGTAAAGAGAGTGCCAAAAGGTTACGGCTACTTGATGACAAAGTGGCTGCTCTTCGAAAACAGCACGGGGAGTTACTACCAGCCAGGAAAATTGAGGAACTTTATTCATCACTGGAGAAGAAAAACATTGAGATATACATCCAGCGTTCTCATCGCCTTTACAGCAATACCCCAATGAGGAAGTCTTTGCTCACCTGGACCATGTCTGACCTGGAAATCGTAGCCTTGGCTGATGAGTCTCTTCATGGGCCAGACAAGGTGCTGGAGAATATGAAAGACATTGACAGCATAAGCCCCTTTCCCACTGAGGGCTTGCCTTTGGTTATCCAGTGGTGTCGCATGATGAAATGCTCtctgaaaacattttatg TTCGAATTCGGGATTATCCTCGGTATCTTTTTGAAATTCGAGACTGGCATCTTTCGGGCAGACTGCTTGGGGCTGAACAAAGTGGACAAGCCAGTGCAAGGAGAAAACAAGTCGTACATCTGGGAGCTCCCTGGGGGGATTCAGTAGTAGAAAGGAACATGCCACCCCTGAAATTCTTCTATGACTTTCATT CTGACATACAGCTTTACACGATTGTGTGGGGACCATGCTGGGACCCTGCCTGGACCTTGGTGGGCCAGTATGTGGACCTTCTTACCAAAGCTTCTGTGGATCCCAGTGCCTCGTTACCATGGTGGGACAAGAGCAGGTTGCTTCTCCACGGACACTTCAGTATGGACATTGAACAGGCCAATCTTCATCAACTTGCAACTGAG GACCCATATAACACAACGGAGAATATGCACTGGGAATGGAATCGACTGAAGTTTGCTTGGAATCCAGGACAGTTTATCTTTAAAGGAGATCTTGATGTCAATGTACGAACTGCATCTAA GTACGATGACTGCTGTTTCCTTCACCTGCCTGATCTCGTTATGATCTTTGACCTGCAGTGGTTGTGCCATGGGAACCCCCATGATCATCATAATGTAGCACTTCGTTCCCCTGACTATCTCACAGAGTTATCTTCTATCCAGCCCCATGACTCTTACCGTGCCTTCCGCTCCGAGAACCTCAACCTTTCCATTAAGATGGACCTGTCTCAGTCGCATGCTG ATGTTTGCCAGCCTCGCATTTTGGTATACAGCAGCACATTGCGCTGGATGCAGAATTTCTGGGCAACGTGGAGCAGTGTGACTCGCCCTATCTGCCGAGGGAAGCTTTTTAATAACTTGAAACCGGGAAAGAAGAAGCTGGGACAGCACTATAAGCAACTTTCATACACTGCCTTGTTTCCTCAGCTACAG atCCACTACTGGGCCTCTTTTGCCCAGCAAAGAGGGATTCAGGTGGAATGTAGTCAAGGCGAAATCTTCACCCGTGGAGTACAGAGACTAATCCCACAAG CTGGTACAGTGATGCGTCGTCTTATCTCAGAGTGGAGTGTGCCACAAATGACCAGCAAACTCAGCCTTGTCACTGTACATCTCATGGCCTCAGCCTGTGATGAGAATGCAGATCACCAACTTGACAACCTGGTACAGAAAACTCATCTACTTAGTCTTTCATCACTGAGCTATGACAGACAG GAACTGTCTCCGACCGGTGAAGAGAATGCTATTTACACCCACCGACTGCATCTGGTTGACCTCAGGGCTTCTTGGACAACTCTTAACAGAGACATAGCATTTGGTCTTTATGATGGCTACAAGAAAGCAGCAGTGCTGAAGCGCAATCTCTCCACAGAGGCTTTGAAAGGGCTCAAAATTGACACACTGCAGGCTAAGAAGTTGAAACGCAGCTCCTCACGCAACTTTCCTCCTCCAAAGCAATTTTCGCCACCTGTAGTTACTGGAAGAAGTGAGAGATCCCCATCAGGAG GAGCAGACATGCTGCAGAAGTTGATTGAAGAAACTGATAAATTTGTGGTTTTTACTGAAGAAGATTCTGGTGTGAGTGAACAACTGTGTGGAAAAGCTGCCTGTCAAGACACGGACATCTATAATCACAACTGGCTAATTGAGCTGGTGAATTGTCAG ATGGTGCTTCGAGGAGCTGAGACAGAAGGCTGTGTAATTGTGTCTGCAGCAAAAGCCCAACTCTTTCAATGTCAGCATCACCCATCCTGGTATGGGGATACACTAAAGCAGAAAACTTCTTGGACCTGCCAGCTTGACAGCATGCAGTACTTTGCCACTACTGAGAGTAATCCAAGTGAGGGAGAAGATGGCCAGCGCTGGCTGGAG GTGAAAAATATTGAGGAACATCGTCAAAGGAACCTGGACACTGTGCAGGAGTTGATGGAGAGTGGTCAGGCTGTTGGAGGCATGGTTAACACAACTACAG ACAGTCAGTCTGCAGAGGCTCAGCAAAACCAGCAAGTCCAGAGAATAATCTCACGTTGTAATTGCCATATGTATTACATCAGCTATAGTCATGATATTGACCCAGAGCTGGCTATGCAGATCAAACCACCTCCAACACCTTTACACCCAGAGAAGGAAGACTTGCTTAAAGGACAAGAAG cTGCTGCAGATACATTTACCCTCAAACACCAACACCTTGAGATCTCCACTAATCCAGCACAGTATGCCATGATCCTAGACATAGTCAACAACTTACTTCTACATGTGGAGCCAAAACGTAAG GAGCACAGTGAGAAAAAGCAGAGAGTGCGTTTTCAGCTGGAGATTTCGAGTAATCCAGAGGAGCAGCGCAGTAGTATCTTGCACCTGCAGGAATCCGTCAGACAACATGTTCTGCAAATCCGCCAGCTGGAGAAGCAGATGTACTCTATAATGAAG CGGCTGCATGATGAGAACAAGAATGATCTGCTACATGAACAACACCAGAAGCTTCAGTCTCAGCTTTGCCAAGAAAAGATGGACTTGCAACAGAAGAGTGAAGAACTGAACATTCTTATTAG GTGCTTCAAAGATTTCCAGCTGCAAAGAGCTAACAAAATGGAGTTACGCAAACAACAAGAGGATGTAAGCGTGGTCCGTCGCACTGAATTCTATTTTGCACAGGCACGGTGGCGTCTTACTGAACAAGATGGACAGCTGGGCATTGCAGAGCTAGAGCTGCAAAGGTTCCTGTATAGCAAG gtaaataagtCTGATGATACTGCTGAGCATCTCTTGGAGCTTGGTTGGTTCACCATGAACAATCTGCTACCAAATGCAATTTATAAG gtggcTCTGCGACCACAGAGCCCTGCTCAGTCTGGCAGACAACTTGCACTACGGCTGTACAGCAAAGTTCGGCCACCTGTTGGTGGCATTTCAGTCAAGGAGCACTTTGAG GTAAATGTGGTGCCTCTCACCATCCAGCTGACACATCAATTCTTTCACAGGATGATGGGATTTTTCTTCCCAGGCCGCAGTGTAGAAGAAGAAGAGGTTGGCGATGAAGAAGATAAATCAAAACTAGTTACAACAG ggATGCCAGTAGTGAAACCAAGGCAACTTATTGCATCAGAAGACACAGTGTCCCTTGGTCCAGGAAAAGGTGTTGGACAGGGTTTAAATCGAACAACAGGTGTCAGACGATCATTTAGAAAAGCACCAGAG CATCCTGTGGATGATCTGGACAAAATGAAAGAACGAGCTGCCATGAACAATTCATTTATCTACATTAAAATTCCACAGGTGCCTCTCTGTGTCAGCTATAAG GGTGAGAAAAACAGTGTGGACTGGGGAGATCTCAATCTTGTGTTGCCTTGTCTGGAATATCACAACAACACTTGGACATGGCTGGATTTTGCCATGGCAGTAAAAAGGGACAGTCGTAAGGCTCTGGTTGCTCAG GTAATTAAGGAGAAGCTACGGCTAAAACCTGCTGCAGGTGCAGAAACAAAGGGCAAAACCGATCCAAAGACTGACATGAATCAACAAGAGGAGGGTGAGAAGGCTAGACTTATTATTGGACTCAGCATGGGTGAAAAAAATCCTGGAAGGAAGTCCATATTTAGCCGGAAGAAATAA